The following proteins are co-located in the Primulina tabacum isolate GXHZ01 chromosome 11, ASM2559414v2, whole genome shotgun sequence genome:
- the LOC142518359 gene encoding AP-5 complex subunit mu isoform X1, protein MQSGCSIRALWILNNQDTVIFSRKFPVVERRWLLACEKESDDNFKYKPLPCESELAAAFIDRKKREGSARGFGLRLRQSTKGSDSWVDDPITRHLISLHINNEEKSENYLLWPMALHLKGPYTILVLPLIEPHHLKTYSRMCNSSDCGSAIGEQENISSLLLELPSITGAFIVAHTFGDIITGESMEPEVVVTASPSVGGLLDSLTGSIGISGISARPKPAAAPAAASTASGTAMSGASISDAPKIGFRPLDKDALRSFISSAMPFGTPLDLNYTNIFAIKAAGFSSTDLPPADRKQPAWKPYLYRGKQRILFTIHETVHASMYDRDEIPDSIKISGQVNCRAELEGLPDVSFPLTGLDASRIESLSFHHGAQVPEHGGDKQAVTFSPPLGNFTLVRYQAFCSFVPPIKGFYQLSMVSENEGAFLFKLSLMEGYKAPLTIEFCTVIMPFPKRKVVSFDGTPSIGTVSYTEHFVEWKLITNSRGVSGKSIEATFPGTVRFAPWQAQRPPSAGSTVGTMADEDSDFETESSSSSVNVEDYIMEKMSKDLQAVDLEEPFCWHAYNYAKVSFKIIGPSLSGMSIDPKSVSIFPTVKAPVECSTQVVSGDYVLWNTLGKCPIAATPEA, encoded by the exons ATGCAGAGTGGCTGCAGCATCCGAGCTCTGTGGATTCTCAATAATCAGGACACTGTTATTTTCTCCAG gAAGTTCCCGGTGGTGGAGAGAAGGTGGCTTCTGGCATGCGAGAAGGAAAGTGATGATAATTTTAAGTATAAACCCTTGCCTTGTGAATCGGAGTTAGCTGCTGCCTTCATTGATCGCAAAAAAAG GGAGGGGTCTGCTCGTGGTTTCGGTCTACGTTTAAGACAGTCTACTAAAGGATCAGATTCATGGGTTGATGACCCAATTACTCGCCACTTAATTAGCTTGCATATCAATAACGAAGAGAAATCGGAGAATTATCTCTTGTGGCCTATGGCATTACACTTGAAGGGTCCATATACTATACTTGTTTTGCCTCTGATTGAGCCTCATCATTTGAAGACCTATTCAAGAATGTGCAATAGTTCTGACTGTGGGAGCGCCATCGGAGAGCAAGAGAATATTTCTTCACTCCTCCTTGAACTTCCATCCATCACAGG GGCATTCATCGTGGCACATACATTTGGAGACATAATAACTGGTGAATCAATGGAGCCCGAAGTAGTTGTCACTGCCTCTCCTTCAGTTGGAGGGTTACTGGATTCCCTCACTGGTAGTATTGGAATCTCAGGTATATCAGCAAGACCAAAACCTGCAGCTGCACCTGCTGCAGCATCCACTGCTTCTGGAACTGCTATGAGCGGAgcttcaatatctgatgctcCAAAGATTGGTTTCAGGCCTTTGGACAAGGATGCACTTCGTTCTTTTATCAGTAGTGCAATGCCCTTTG GCACTCCACTCGATCTCAACTACACAAATATTTTCGCGATCAAGGCCGCTGGATTTTCATCGACAGATTTGCCTCCTGCAGACCGCAAGCAACCCGCCTGGAAGCCTTACCTTTACAGGGGAAAGCAGCGGATTCTGTTCACAATTCACGAGACTGTGCATGCTTCAATGTATGATCGCGATGAAATTCCTGATAGTATAAAAATTTCTGGTCAAGTGAACTGTAGGGCTGAGTTAGAAGGGTTGCCTGATGTTTCTTTCCCTTTGACTGGGCTGGATGCTTCacgtattgagtcattatcctTCCACCATGGTGCTCAAGTTCCAGAGCATGGTGGTGATAAACAGGCTGTGACCTTTTCACCACCATTAGGGAATTTTACGTTGGTGCGTTATCAAGCATTTTGTTCTTTCGTACCTCCAATTAAGGGGTTTTACCAGCTCTCAATGGTTTCAGAAAATGAAGGTGCCTTTTTGTTTAAGTTGAGTCTCATGGAAGGTTATAAAGCTCCTCTAACGATAGAGTTCTGTACTGTAATCATgccttttccaaaaagaaagGTGGTTTCATTTGATGGGACGCCTTCCATTGGAACAGTTTCCTATACTGAGCACTTTGTTGAATGGAAGTTAATAACCAACAGTCGGGGTGTTTCTGGGAAGAGCATTGAGGCAACCTTTCCAGGAACAGTTAGGTTTGCTCCATGGCAAGCTCAAAGGCCACCTTCAGCTGGATCAACGGTTGGAACTATGGCTGATGAAGATAGTGATTTTGAGACGGAATCCAGCAGTAGCAGTGTCAATGTTGAGGATTATATAATGGAAAAAATGAGCAAGGATCTTCAAGCAGTTGATCTAGAGGAGCCTTTTTGCTGGCATGCGTACAACTATGCGAAA GTGTCTTTCAAGATTATTGGACCATCTTTATCAGGAATGTCTATTGATCCTAAATCT GTAAGCATATTTCCTACAGTTAAGGCACCTGTGGAATGTTCAACTCAG GTTGTTTCTGGCGATTATGTTTTGTGGAATACATTGGGAAAATGTCCCATCGCAGCCACACCTGAAGCATAG
- the LOC142518359 gene encoding AP-5 complex subunit mu isoform X2, with the protein MQSGCSIRALWILNNQDTVIFSRKFPVVERRWLLACEKESDDNFKYKPLPCESELAAAFIDRKKREGSARGFGLRLRQSTKGSDSWVDDPITRHLISLHINNEEKSENYLLWPMALHLKGPYTILVLPLIEPHHLKTYSRMCNSSDCGSAIGEQENISSLLLELPSITGAFIVAHTFGDIITGESMEPEVVVTASPSVGGLLDSLTGSIGISGLWTRMHFVLLSVVQCPLVGTPLDLNYTNIFAIKAAGFSSTDLPPADRKQPAWKPYLYRGKQRILFTIHETVHASMYDRDEIPDSIKISGQVNCRAELEGLPDVSFPLTGLDASRIESLSFHHGAQVPEHGGDKQAVTFSPPLGNFTLVRYQAFCSFVPPIKGFYQLSMVSENEGAFLFKLSLMEGYKAPLTIEFCTVIMPFPKRKVVSFDGTPSIGTVSYTEHFVEWKLITNSRGVSGKSIEATFPGTVRFAPWQAQRPPSAGSTVGTMADEDSDFETESSSSSVNVEDYIMEKMSKDLQAVDLEEPFCWHAYNYAKVSFKIIGPSLSGMSIDPKSVSIFPTVKAPVECSTQVVSGDYVLWNTLGKCPIAATPEA; encoded by the exons ATGCAGAGTGGCTGCAGCATCCGAGCTCTGTGGATTCTCAATAATCAGGACACTGTTATTTTCTCCAG gAAGTTCCCGGTGGTGGAGAGAAGGTGGCTTCTGGCATGCGAGAAGGAAAGTGATGATAATTTTAAGTATAAACCCTTGCCTTGTGAATCGGAGTTAGCTGCTGCCTTCATTGATCGCAAAAAAAG GGAGGGGTCTGCTCGTGGTTTCGGTCTACGTTTAAGACAGTCTACTAAAGGATCAGATTCATGGGTTGATGACCCAATTACTCGCCACTTAATTAGCTTGCATATCAATAACGAAGAGAAATCGGAGAATTATCTCTTGTGGCCTATGGCATTACACTTGAAGGGTCCATATACTATACTTGTTTTGCCTCTGATTGAGCCTCATCATTTGAAGACCTATTCAAGAATGTGCAATAGTTCTGACTGTGGGAGCGCCATCGGAGAGCAAGAGAATATTTCTTCACTCCTCCTTGAACTTCCATCCATCACAGG GGCATTCATCGTGGCACATACATTTGGAGACATAATAACTGGTGAATCAATGGAGCCCGAAGTAGTTGTCACTGCCTCTCCTTCAGTTGGAGGGTTACTGGATTCCCTCACTGGTAGTATTGGAATCTCAG GCCTTTGGACAAGGATGCACTTCGTTCTTTTATCAGTAGTGCAATGCCCTTTGGTTG GCACTCCACTCGATCTCAACTACACAAATATTTTCGCGATCAAGGCCGCTGGATTTTCATCGACAGATTTGCCTCCTGCAGACCGCAAGCAACCCGCCTGGAAGCCTTACCTTTACAGGGGAAAGCAGCGGATTCTGTTCACAATTCACGAGACTGTGCATGCTTCAATGTATGATCGCGATGAAATTCCTGATAGTATAAAAATTTCTGGTCAAGTGAACTGTAGGGCTGAGTTAGAAGGGTTGCCTGATGTTTCTTTCCCTTTGACTGGGCTGGATGCTTCacgtattgagtcattatcctTCCACCATGGTGCTCAAGTTCCAGAGCATGGTGGTGATAAACAGGCTGTGACCTTTTCACCACCATTAGGGAATTTTACGTTGGTGCGTTATCAAGCATTTTGTTCTTTCGTACCTCCAATTAAGGGGTTTTACCAGCTCTCAATGGTTTCAGAAAATGAAGGTGCCTTTTTGTTTAAGTTGAGTCTCATGGAAGGTTATAAAGCTCCTCTAACGATAGAGTTCTGTACTGTAATCATgccttttccaaaaagaaagGTGGTTTCATTTGATGGGACGCCTTCCATTGGAACAGTTTCCTATACTGAGCACTTTGTTGAATGGAAGTTAATAACCAACAGTCGGGGTGTTTCTGGGAAGAGCATTGAGGCAACCTTTCCAGGAACAGTTAGGTTTGCTCCATGGCAAGCTCAAAGGCCACCTTCAGCTGGATCAACGGTTGGAACTATGGCTGATGAAGATAGTGATTTTGAGACGGAATCCAGCAGTAGCAGTGTCAATGTTGAGGATTATATAATGGAAAAAATGAGCAAGGATCTTCAAGCAGTTGATCTAGAGGAGCCTTTTTGCTGGCATGCGTACAACTATGCGAAA GTGTCTTTCAAGATTATTGGACCATCTTTATCAGGAATGTCTATTGATCCTAAATCT GTAAGCATATTTCCTACAGTTAAGGCACCTGTGGAATGTTCAACTCAG GTTGTTTCTGGCGATTATGTTTTGTGGAATACATTGGGAAAATGTCCCATCGCAGCCACACCTGAAGCATAG